The Ascaphus truei isolate aAscTru1 chromosome 18, aAscTru1.hap1, whole genome shotgun sequence genome window below encodes:
- the LOC142469161 gene encoding uncharacterized protein LOC142469161 isoform X1, with product MMDKKKMTGRILNHTLEIIYLLTGEDYILVKKHGEHVTDSSSPCTPEEFSRTLRPIMDHSTNSPVHERNSDKKLMTEKILEHTNKIINLLTGEVPLKCDDVAVYFSMEEWEYLGEHKELYEDVMMENHQTFNSPDGSMNRNRNTPAGIHTPFFSPDFVNKDNNVIKNCLIQDKPQRKSVRIMAKQSISCEKGNVTTSHVYTPREHAGTECAINYKCSKCGRNFNRKSSYTQHQETHKANGLFNCSKCQKWFTTNSEFVKHQQLQKRNKFFVCSECGKHFTQISNLVKHQKLHTEEKPFVCSESGKCFTQISHLVAHNRNHTREKSIPCCECGNCFISNADLVKHQRIHTGEEQFICSECGKCLITKAALVKHQRIHTGEKPFICSECGKCFRQISNLVVHKRNHTGEKPFACSECGNCFNSKAELVVHKRIHTGEKPFACSDCGKCFRQMSNLMVHKRIHTGEKPFACSECGKCFRQISNLVVHKRIHT from the exons GATTATATTCTTGTGAAGAAGCACGGTGAGCATGTCACAGACAGCAGCAGTCCCTGTACACCAGAAGAATTCAGCAGAACCCTGAGACCCATCATGGATCATTCAACTAACTCACCGGTACATGAGAGAAACAGTGACAAGAAGCTGATGACTGAGAAGATCCTGGAACACACCAACAAGATCATTAACCTGCTGACTGGAGAG GTACCTTTAAAGTGTGATGATGTTGCTGTCTATTTCTCCATGGAGGAGTGGGAGTATTTAGGAGAACACAAGGAGCTTTACGAGGACGTCATGATGGAGAATCACCAGACTTTCAACTCACCAG ATGGATCCATGAACAGAAATAGAAATACACCTGCAGGAATTCACACCCCTTTTTTCTCACCAGATTTTGTAAATAAAgataacaatgttattaaaaattGCTTGATACAAGATAAACCACAGAGAAAATCTGTGAGAATTATGGCTAAGCAATCAATTTCATGTGAAAAAGGAAATGTCACAACTTCCCATGTTTATACACCCAGAGAACATGCAGGGACAGAATGTGCAATAAATTACAAGTGCAGTAAATGTGGTAGAAACTTTAATAGAAAATCATCTTACACACAGCACCAAGAAACACACAAAGCAAATGGGCTATTTAACTGCTCTAAATGTCAGAAATGGTTTACTACTAACTCAGAATTTGTTAAACATCAGCAACTTCAGAAACGAAACAAGTtttttgtttgctctgaatgtgggaaacatTTTACTCAGATATCAaatcttgttaaacatcagaaaCTACACACAGAAGAGAAGCCATTTGTCTGCTCTGAGAGTGGTAAATGTTTTACCcagatctcacatcttgtggcacATAATAGAAATCACACAAGAGAGAAATCGATTCCATGTTGTGAATGTGGGAATTGTTTTATCAGTAATGCAGATCTAGTTAAACATCaaagaattcacacaggagaggagcaaTTTATATGCTCTGAGTGTGGGAAATGTTTAATCACTAAAGCTgctcttgttaaacatcagagaattcatacaggagagaagccATTTATCTGCTCTGAGTGTGGGAAATGTTTTCGCCAGATCTCAAATCTTGTGGTACATAAGAGAAATCACACGGGAGAGAAACCGTTtgcatgttctgaatgtgggaattGTTTTAACAGTAAAGCAGAGCTTGTGGTACATaagagaattcacacaggagagaagccatttGCCTGCTCTGATTGTGGGAAATGTTTTCGCCAGATGTCAAATCTTATGGTACATAAAAGAATTCACACTGGAGAGAAGCCATTTGCTTGCTCTGAGTGTGGGAAATGTTTTCGTCAGATCTCAAATCTTGTGGTACATAAGAGAATTCACACATAA
- the LOC142469161 gene encoding uncharacterized protein LOC142469161 isoform X2 gives MDHSTNSPVHERNSDKKLMTEKILEHTNKIINLLTGEVPLKCDDVAVYFSMEEWEYLGEHKELYEDVMMENHQTFNSPDGSMNRNRNTPAGIHTPFFSPDFVNKDNNVIKNCLIQDKPQRKSVRIMAKQSISCEKGNVTTSHVYTPREHAGTECAINYKCSKCGRNFNRKSSYTQHQETHKANGLFNCSKCQKWFTTNSEFVKHQQLQKRNKFFVCSECGKHFTQISNLVKHQKLHTEEKPFVCSESGKCFTQISHLVAHNRNHTREKSIPCCECGNCFISNADLVKHQRIHTGEEQFICSECGKCLITKAALVKHQRIHTGEKPFICSECGKCFRQISNLVVHKRNHTGEKPFACSECGNCFNSKAELVVHKRIHTGEKPFACSDCGKCFRQMSNLMVHKRIHTGEKPFACSECGKCFRQISNLVVHKRIHT, from the exons ATGGATCATTCAACTAACTCACCGGTACATGAGAGAAACAGTGACAAGAAGCTGATGACTGAGAAGATCCTGGAACACACCAACAAGATCATTAACCTGCTGACTGGAGAG GTACCTTTAAAGTGTGATGATGTTGCTGTCTATTTCTCCATGGAGGAGTGGGAGTATTTAGGAGAACACAAGGAGCTTTACGAGGACGTCATGATGGAGAATCACCAGACTTTCAACTCACCAG ATGGATCCATGAACAGAAATAGAAATACACCTGCAGGAATTCACACCCCTTTTTTCTCACCAGATTTTGTAAATAAAgataacaatgttattaaaaattGCTTGATACAAGATAAACCACAGAGAAAATCTGTGAGAATTATGGCTAAGCAATCAATTTCATGTGAAAAAGGAAATGTCACAACTTCCCATGTTTATACACCCAGAGAACATGCAGGGACAGAATGTGCAATAAATTACAAGTGCAGTAAATGTGGTAGAAACTTTAATAGAAAATCATCTTACACACAGCACCAAGAAACACACAAAGCAAATGGGCTATTTAACTGCTCTAAATGTCAGAAATGGTTTACTACTAACTCAGAATTTGTTAAACATCAGCAACTTCAGAAACGAAACAAGTtttttgtttgctctgaatgtgggaaacatTTTACTCAGATATCAaatcttgttaaacatcagaaaCTACACACAGAAGAGAAGCCATTTGTCTGCTCTGAGAGTGGTAAATGTTTTACCcagatctcacatcttgtggcacATAATAGAAATCACACAAGAGAGAAATCGATTCCATGTTGTGAATGTGGGAATTGTTTTATCAGTAATGCAGATCTAGTTAAACATCaaagaattcacacaggagaggagcaaTTTATATGCTCTGAGTGTGGGAAATGTTTAATCACTAAAGCTgctcttgttaaacatcagagaattcatacaggagagaagccATTTATCTGCTCTGAGTGTGGGAAATGTTTTCGCCAGATCTCAAATCTTGTGGTACATAAGAGAAATCACACGGGAGAGAAACCGTTtgcatgttctgaatgtgggaattGTTTTAACAGTAAAGCAGAGCTTGTGGTACATaagagaattcacacaggagagaagccatttGCCTGCTCTGATTGTGGGAAATGTTTTCGCCAGATGTCAAATCTTATGGTACATAAAAGAATTCACACTGGAGAGAAGCCATTTGCTTGCTCTGAGTGTGGGAAATGTTTTCGTCAGATCTCAAATCTTGTGGTACATAAGAGAATTCACACATAA